The Miscanthus floridulus cultivar M001 chromosome 7, ASM1932011v1, whole genome shotgun sequence genome includes a region encoding these proteins:
- the LOC136463483 gene encoding protein FAF-like, chloroplastic produces MAATACAYSYQAGGPAQVRLPDTFIDDVDGAVQKAEQTPAPAPPPPPLPRPSKVPPSSFLSHHLDICTEGLGSESSGDIDLSDLTDDVNGNDNDHDAACVDVGQALPCKWQHRDGGGDAEPGSARSARPAFPPPISLIGAGGQPWLYLRPQREDGRLVLREVRIPSRELLQARREDGRFKLQFAQPQPDDEKDECQLAQGQDPAEAMAPEKTQQGNEKD; encoded by the coding sequence ATGGCCGCGACGGCGTGCGCCTACAGCTACCAGGCGGGCGGGCCGGCGCAGGTTCGGCTGCCGGACACGTTCATCGACGACGTCGATGGCGCCGTCCAGAAGGCAGAACagacgccggcgccggcgcctccgCCGCCCCCACTGCCACGACCGTCCAAGGTGCCCCCGTCGTCCTTCCTGTCGCACCACCTCGACATCTGCACCGAGGGCCTCGGCTCCGAGAGCTCCGGCGACATCGATCTCAGCGATCTCACCGACGACGTCAACGGCAACGACAACGACCACGACGCCGCCTGCGTCGACGTCGGGCAGGCACTGCCGTGCAAGTGGCAGCATCGTGACGGAGGAGGTGATGCGGAGCCGGGGAGCGCGAGGAGCGCCAGGCCAGCGTTCCCGCCGCCGATCTCGCTGATCGGGGCCGGCGGGCAGCCGTGGCTCTACCTCCGGCCACAGCGGGAAGACGGCCGTCTCGTGCTGCGGGAGGTGAGGATACCGTCACGGGAGCTCCTCCAGGCGCGCCGGGAGGACGGCCGGTTCAAGCTCCAGTTCGCCCAGCCCCAACCGGACGACGAAAAGGACGAATGCCAGTTGGCCCAGGGCCAAGATCCAGCAGAGGCAATGGCGCCAGAGAAAACGCAACAGGGGAACGAGAAGGACTAG